From one Prochlorococcus marinus str. MIT 0912 genomic stretch:
- the rnc gene encoding ribonuclease III: protein MEISNKRVEEIINFIKGLNLDLKYQKEFTKRKNILYINESLTHSSANSEINYENLEFLGDAVLRLIASDFIKNKYPYMQVGERSELRSHLVSDQWLEDVGKKIEIEKVLIIGKKALRDKSAKATIQAEATEALIGALYESLTTLEPIKDWLVPFWDEKSKEVLADPHRKNYKSALQEFTQSKGLSIPTYKTIEIDKKHDNPKRFFCTVFIKNQSIAEGSGKSMKQAEKNAASKALKYFENNLIDQ from the coding sequence ATGGAAATCTCAAATAAAAGAGTAGAGGAAATAATTAATTTTATTAAAGGTCTAAATTTAGATCTAAAATATCAAAAAGAATTTACTAAAAGAAAAAATATTTTATATATTAATGAATCTCTTACTCATAGCTCAGCAAATAGTGAAATTAATTATGAAAACCTAGAATTTCTTGGAGATGCAGTTTTAAGACTAATCGCATCAGATTTCATAAAAAATAAATATCCATATATGCAAGTTGGAGAAAGATCTGAACTGCGTTCACACCTCGTAAGTGATCAATGGCTAGAAGATGTTGGTAAAAAGATAGAAATTGAAAAAGTCTTAATAATTGGGAAAAAAGCATTGAGAGATAAATCAGCAAAGGCAACTATTCAAGCAGAGGCAACTGAAGCATTAATAGGCGCTTTGTATGAAAGTCTAACTACTTTAGAGCCTATAAAAGATTGGCTTGTTCCATTCTGGGATGAAAAAAGTAAAGAAGTACTCGCTGATCCACATAGGAAAAATTACAAATCAGCACTTCAGGAATTCACTCAAAGTAAAGGCTTATCAATTCCAACATATAAAACAATTGAAATTGACAAAAAGCATGACAATCCAAAAAGATTTTTTTGTACTGTATTTATCAAAAATCAATCAATAGCTGAAGGCTCGGGAAAGTCAATGAAACAAGCAGAAAAAAATGCCGCAAGTAAAGCGCTTAAGTATTTCGAGAATAATTTAATTGATCAGTAA
- a CDS encoding NAD(P)H dehydrogenase subunit NdhS, whose amino-acid sequence MTDSKDPILPGTTVIVNNQDSIYSGYEGFVQRISGDKAAVLFEGGNWDKLLTLPLKDLVKS is encoded by the coding sequence ATGACTGATTCAAAAGATCCTATTCTACCTGGAACAACAGTAATTGTTAATAACCAAGACTCAATTTACAGTGGATATGAAGGTTTTGTTCAAAGAATAAGTGGTGATAAAGCTGCAGTTCTTTTTGAAGGAGGTAATTGGGATAAATTATTAACATTACCTTTGAAGGATTTAGTGAAAAGCTGA
- the rimM gene encoding ribosome maturation factor RimM (Essential for efficient processing of 16S rRNA), with translation MFEKDKWMTIGEIVAPQGLRGDIRIKPSSDFPERFTKPGKRWIQKANELPTEIKLKKGTLIPGKSIYVLSIEGVSNRTSAEEIIGWKIVMPINSRPMLRKGEYHYFDLIGLEARRGPKKTVIGYVTDLIKGGNDLLEIELVGGKKVLVPFVKEIVPEIEIKEQWLLINPPPGLLEL, from the coding sequence ATGTTCGAAAAAGATAAATGGATGACAATAGGTGAAATTGTTGCTCCGCAAGGTTTGAGAGGAGATATTCGAATTAAACCTAGCAGCGACTTTCCTGAAAGATTTACAAAACCAGGGAAACGATGGATTCAAAAAGCTAATGAATTGCCTACTGAAATCAAATTAAAAAAAGGAACGCTTATTCCGGGCAAATCAATCTACGTGCTTTCTATAGAGGGAGTATCTAATAGGACATCTGCAGAGGAAATTATTGGTTGGAAAATAGTAATGCCAATAAATAGCAGACCAATGTTGAGAAAAGGGGAATACCATTATTTTGATTTAATTGGTTTAGAAGCAAGAAGAGGACCAAAAAAAACTGTAATTGGTTATGTAACTGACTTAATCAAGGGTGGGAACGACCTTCTAGAGATAGAGTTAGTGGGAGGTAAAAAAGTTTTAGTACCTTTTGTTAAAGAAATTGTCCCAGAGATAGAAATCAAAGAACAATGGCTGCTAATCAATCCACCCCCTGGATTATTGGAACTCTAA
- a CDS encoding mannose-1-phosphate guanylyltransferase/mannose-6-phosphate isomerase encodes MQITDNSIIPVILSGGSGTRLWPLSRESYPKQFLALDSRTKKTLLQKTYERLLGLEGLEKPILICNEDHRFIVAEQFREINTDPQAIILEPVGRNTAPAVAVAALQAISLGKDPLLLILAADHLIENIVEFQRVIESAKTYANLGRLVTFGIVPTSAETGYGYIEAKELPSKEDQITGLEIKKFIEKPNKNLAEKLIKDSRYTWNSGMFLFKASSIINELEKLSPEIIKYCKIAIEKDIEDLDFLRLEAESFKKCPKISLDIAVMEKTTLGTVLPLNAGWSDIGSWKSLWDISQKNNDGNYINGRVIAEESKNCYLKSEQRLIVGIGIENLIVVDTNDAILVANADQSQNIGNIVKSLCSNDFPEGKMHRKIYRPWGNYTTIVEGNSWLVKLIEVKPNASLSLQMHHHRAEHWVVVNGTALIEKNGEKQLLSENESTFIPLGCKHRLSNPGRMKLKLIEVQSGTYLDEEDIIRFEDSYGRIKNLN; translated from the coding sequence ATGCAAATAACTGATAACTCGATAATTCCTGTAATTCTTAGTGGTGGATCAGGAACAAGACTTTGGCCGCTTTCCAGAGAAAGTTATCCTAAACAATTTCTAGCATTAGATTCTCGAACAAAAAAAACTCTTTTACAGAAAACCTATGAAAGGCTTCTAGGTTTAGAGGGACTTGAAAAACCAATATTAATATGTAATGAGGATCATAGATTTATAGTTGCAGAGCAATTTAGAGAGATAAATACTGATCCTCAAGCGATTATTCTAGAACCTGTAGGACGTAATACTGCTCCAGCAGTTGCAGTTGCTGCTCTTCAAGCAATTTCTTTAGGTAAAGATCCTTTGCTATTAATCTTGGCAGCTGATCACTTGATAGAAAATATCGTTGAGTTTCAAAGAGTGATTGAATCAGCAAAAACATATGCGAACCTGGGAAGACTAGTGACTTTTGGTATTGTTCCAACAAGCGCAGAAACTGGTTACGGTTATATTGAAGCGAAAGAATTGCCTAGTAAAGAAGATCAAATAACTGGTTTAGAAATAAAAAAATTCATAGAAAAACCTAATAAAAATTTAGCTGAGAAATTAATCAAAGATTCTCGCTATACCTGGAATAGTGGTATGTTTCTTTTTAAAGCGAGTTCTATAATAAATGAATTAGAAAAACTATCTCCAGAAATTATAAAGTATTGCAAAATTGCTATTGAGAAAGATATAGAAGATCTTGATTTTCTACGATTAGAAGCAGAATCATTCAAGAAATGTCCAAAAATATCTTTAGATATTGCAGTGATGGAAAAAACAACATTAGGAACTGTTCTCCCTTTAAATGCAGGATGGAGTGACATAGGAAGTTGGAAATCTTTGTGGGATATAAGTCAAAAAAATAATGATGGAAACTATATAAATGGGAGAGTAATAGCTGAAGAAAGTAAAAACTGTTATTTAAAAAGTGAACAACGTCTAATTGTAGGAATAGGTATAGAAAATCTTATAGTTGTAGATACTAATGATGCTATATTAGTGGCCAATGCAGATCAATCACAAAATATTGGAAATATAGTAAAGAGCCTCTGCTCAAATGACTTCCCAGAGGGTAAAATGCACAGAAAAATTTATAGACCTTGGGGTAATTACACTACAATAGTTGAAGGAAATAGTTGGCTTGTCAAACTCATAGAAGTAAAGCCTAATGCCTCTCTTTCTTTACAAATGCATCATCATAGAGCTGAGCATTGGGTTGTAGTTAACGGAACAGCATTGATAGAAAAAAATGGAGAAAAACAACTTCTAAGTGAGAATGAAAGTACATTTATTCCTTTAGGTTGTAAGCATAGATTAAGCAATCCAGGAAGAATGAAACTTAAGCTTATTGAAGTTCAAAGTGGAACATATTTAGATGAAGAAGACATTATTCGTTTTGAAGATTCTTATGGCAGAATAAAAAATCTTAATTAA
- the glmS gene encoding glutamine--fructose-6-phosphate transaminase (isomerizing) — protein MCGIFAVIGSREVSSLLIDGLRKLEYRGYDSAGIATINNLNNDQIGQLNVKKSKGKLINLSNLIKKKPPKGHVGIAHTRWATHGKPNERNAHPHLDASGQIAVVQNGIIENYRDLSKSLKLRGIKLTSETDTEIIPHLIGLEIEKSLLNGLPKNEQTLLKAVQKVLTLLEGTYSIAVIWSKAPNALVVARGQAPLVLGFGEGEFFCASDTPALVGFTRTFLPLRDHEIALLTPLGIELYDDDGNRQHRAPSLLKGTELFADKRNFRHFMLKEIYEQPETAQLWVDKFLPMDLLSGNSVAFPISKSLLVKIEQIQILACGTSRHAGMVGAYLLEQFAGVPTKVYFASEFRYAPPPLSPHTLTIGVSQSGETADTLAALRMEKERRDSTGDANFSFHHLGITNRVDSSLGRELDNVIDIGSGIEIGVAATKSFLGQMLSFYGLTLLFASQRQKRTPQEILDLSNNLRLIPKQLTDLIKKHDSLSQGIAHLFVETKDVIFLGRGINYPIALEGALKLKEISYIHAQGYPAGELKHGPIALLDQHVPVVSIAIPGVVYEKVLSNSQEAKARDARLIGVSTYGPESEIFDELFTIPKVSEWVSPLLTVVPLQLFSYHIAAHKGLDVDQPRNLAKSVTVE, from the coding sequence ATGTGTGGAATCTTTGCTGTTATTGGTTCAAGAGAAGTTTCTTCATTACTTATTGATGGATTAAGAAAACTCGAATATCGCGGCTATGACTCAGCAGGGATAGCAACAATTAATAATTTGAATAATGATCAAATTGGACAACTAAATGTAAAAAAATCAAAAGGAAAGCTAATCAATCTCTCAAATTTAATTAAAAAAAAGCCTCCAAAAGGTCATGTAGGCATAGCACATACCAGATGGGCTACTCATGGTAAACCTAACGAAAGGAATGCTCATCCTCATCTTGATGCTTCAGGCCAAATTGCAGTTGTCCAAAATGGGATTATCGAGAATTACAGAGATTTATCTAAAAGTCTGAAACTTAGAGGAATTAAATTGACCTCGGAAACTGACACTGAGATCATTCCACATTTGATAGGGCTGGAGATAGAAAAGTCCCTGTTAAATGGACTTCCCAAAAATGAACAAACATTATTAAAAGCTGTTCAAAAAGTTTTGACTTTATTAGAGGGAACTTATTCCATAGCAGTGATTTGGTCTAAGGCACCCAACGCTCTAGTAGTCGCTAGGGGACAAGCGCCATTAGTTCTTGGCTTTGGTGAAGGGGAGTTTTTTTGTGCTAGTGATACGCCAGCATTGGTAGGATTTACCCGTACATTTCTACCTTTAAGGGATCACGAAATTGCACTGTTAACTCCATTAGGGATTGAACTTTATGATGACGATGGAAATAGGCAGCACAGAGCACCATCGCTACTAAAGGGCACGGAACTTTTTGCGGATAAAAGAAACTTCCGTCATTTCATGCTTAAAGAAATATATGAGCAGCCAGAAACAGCACAACTATGGGTAGATAAATTTTTGCCTATGGATTTGCTCTCAGGAAATTCAGTGGCTTTTCCTATATCTAAATCTCTCCTTGTGAAGATAGAACAAATACAAATACTTGCCTGTGGTACTAGCAGACATGCAGGCATGGTTGGTGCTTATTTGTTGGAACAGTTTGCAGGAGTTCCTACAAAGGTATATTTCGCAAGTGAATTTCGATATGCTCCACCTCCACTTTCTCCACATACGTTGACTATTGGAGTAAGTCAATCGGGTGAAACAGCAGATACTTTAGCTGCATTAAGGATGGAAAAGGAGAGACGAGATTCGACTGGGGACGCTAATTTTTCTTTTCATCACTTGGGTATTACTAATAGAGTTGATAGTTCATTAGGTCGCGAACTTGATAATGTTATTGATATCGGATCAGGTATCGAAATAGGTGTTGCAGCAACTAAAAGTTTTCTTGGTCAAATGTTATCTTTTTATGGTTTGACACTTTTATTTGCTTCTCAAAGACAAAAAAGAACTCCTCAAGAAATTTTAGATCTCTCTAATAATTTGAGATTAATTCCTAAACAGCTAACAGATCTTATAAAAAAACATGATTCTCTTTCTCAGGGAATAGCACATTTGTTTGTTGAAACAAAGGATGTCATTTTTTTAGGTAGAGGAATTAATTATCCAATTGCACTTGAAGGAGCTCTTAAATTAAAGGAAATAAGCTACATCCATGCTCAAGGTTATCCAGCTGGAGAGCTAAAGCACGGACCAATAGCACTCTTAGATCAACATGTTCCAGTGGTGTCCATAGCTATTCCTGGAGTCGTTTATGAAAAGGTTCTCAGTAATTCGCAAGAGGCTAAAGCTAGGGATGCCCGTTTAATTGGGGTATCTACATATGGACCAGAATCTGAAATCTTTGATGAATTATTTACAATCCCAAAAGTAAGTGAATGGGTTAGTCCTCTATTAACCGTTGTACCTTTACAGTTATTTAGTTATCACATAGCAGCACATAAAGGTTTAGACGTCGACCAGCCTCGGAATTTAGCAAAAAGTGTAACCGTCGAATAA
- the psaC gene encoding photosystem I iron-sulfur center protein PsaC — protein sequence MSHAVKIYDTCIGCTQCVRACPLDVLEMVPWDGCKASQIASSPRTEDCVGCKRCETACPTDFLSIRVYLGDETTRSMGLAY from the coding sequence TTGTCACACGCCGTCAAAATCTATGACACCTGTATTGGCTGCACCCAATGCGTAAGGGCTTGTCCACTGGATGTTCTTGAAATGGTTCCATGGGATGGCTGCAAAGCTTCTCAGATAGCATCATCTCCAAGAACTGAAGATTGTGTTGGATGTAAGCGGTGTGAAACTGCTTGCCCAACAGATTTTCTCAGTATTAGGGTCTATCTGGGTGATGAAACAACTAGAAGTATGGGTTTGGCTTACTAA
- the acpP gene encoding acyl carrier protein: protein MSQEAILEKVRSIVAEQLSVEAGEVKPDSNFQNDLGADSLDTVELVMALEEEFDIEIPDEAAEGIATVGDAVKYIEEKQS from the coding sequence ATGTCCCAGGAAGCAATCCTTGAAAAAGTTCGCTCTATTGTTGCGGAACAATTGAGCGTTGAAGCCGGTGAAGTAAAACCGGATTCAAATTTCCAAAACGACCTCGGAGCTGACTCTCTCGACACTGTCGAATTAGTAATGGCTCTTGAAGAGGAATTTGACATAGAAATCCCCGACGAGGCTGCGGAAGGCATTGCCACTGTCGGGGATGCAGTCAAATACATCGAAGAAAAACAGTCTTGA
- the fabF gene encoding beta-ketoacyl-ACP synthase II, whose translation MMEKLHRVVITGLGAITPIGNDLESYLQGLKSGRNGVDKTTLFDASSHACRFSAEVKSFDPTGKLEPKESKRWDRFSKFGVIAAKEALNHSGLVINSSNAGRIGVIIGSGVGGLLTMETQAHVLDNKGASRVSPFTVPMMIPNMATGLAAIALGAKGPSSAVSTACAAGSNAIGDAFRLLQLGKADAMVCGGAEASITPLGVAGFASAKALSFRNDDPSTASRPFDSQRDGFVIGEGAGVLILETLDHALKRDATIHAEIIGYGTTCDAHHITSPTPGGVGGAEAMKLALIDGQINPEEVDYINAHGTSTPANDSNETSAIKSALGNHAYQVPISSTKSMTGHLLGGSGGIEAVACALAIKHEIIPPTINYSNPDPNCDLDYVPNKAREKKLNVVLSNSFGFGGHNVCLAFRQMI comes from the coding sequence ATGATGGAGAAACTCCATCGAGTTGTTATTACAGGTCTTGGTGCCATTACTCCAATTGGTAATGACCTCGAAAGTTACCTCCAAGGACTTAAATCCGGGAGGAACGGGGTGGATAAAACAACACTCTTTGACGCCTCATCCCATGCTTGCAGATTTTCAGCAGAGGTTAAAAGTTTTGACCCTACCGGCAAGTTAGAGCCAAAAGAATCCAAGAGGTGGGATCGTTTCTCAAAATTTGGAGTCATTGCAGCAAAAGAAGCTCTGAATCATTCAGGGCTAGTAATTAACAGCTCCAATGCTGGAAGAATTGGAGTAATTATTGGCTCTGGAGTTGGCGGATTGCTGACTATGGAAACCCAAGCTCATGTTTTAGACAACAAAGGAGCTAGTCGCGTTAGTCCATTCACTGTTCCCATGATGATTCCCAACATGGCTACTGGACTAGCGGCAATTGCACTGGGCGCTAAAGGTCCAAGTTCAGCTGTTTCAACTGCTTGTGCAGCGGGTTCAAATGCCATTGGTGATGCATTCAGGCTGCTACAACTAGGAAAAGCAGATGCAATGGTTTGTGGTGGAGCGGAAGCAAGTATCACTCCTTTAGGGGTCGCAGGCTTTGCTAGTGCCAAGGCACTATCTTTCAGAAATGATGATCCAAGTACAGCTAGTAGACCCTTTGATTCTCAAAGAGATGGATTCGTAATTGGAGAAGGCGCAGGAGTGTTAATTTTAGAAACTCTTGACCATGCATTAAAAAGAGACGCAACAATTCATGCAGAAATTATTGGTTATGGGACCACATGTGATGCCCATCACATTACTTCTCCTACTCCAGGAGGAGTAGGAGGTGCAGAAGCTATGAAACTTGCATTAATTGATGGACAAATCAATCCAGAAGAAGTCGATTACATTAATGCTCATGGGACTAGCACTCCAGCCAATGACAGTAATGAAACATCTGCGATAAAAAGCGCTTTAGGAAATCATGCGTATCAAGTGCCTATAAGCTCAACGAAATCAATGACAGGCCACCTATTAGGAGGTTCTGGAGGAATAGAAGCTGTTGCTTGTGCTCTGGCAATAAAACATGAAATAATTCCGCCAACAATTAATTACTCCAATCCAGACCCAAATTGTGATCTTGATTATGTGCCCAACAAAGCAAGAGAGAAGAAATTAAACGTCGTACTATCCAACTCATTCGGATTTGGCGGTCATAATGTCTGTCTAGCTTTTCGACAAATGATCTAA
- the tkt gene encoding transketolase, translating into MVALTTSLDTLCINSIRMLAVDAINKSKSGHPGLPMGCAPMGYALWDKHLRHNPKNPKWFNRDRFVLSAGHGCMLLYALLHLTGYESVSIEDIKEFRQWGAKTPGHPETFETPGVEVTAGPLGAGISNAVGLAIAEAHLSAKFNKPDSTVVDHYTYVIMGDGCNQEGISSEACSLAGHLKLGKLIALYDDNHITIDGRTDVSFTEDVLKRYEAYGWHVQEIPEGNTDVEGISKAIENAKAVTDKPSIIKVTTTIGYGSPNKSDTAGIHGAPLGEEEAELTRKQLGWPYKPFEVPQDAYDQYRQAIQKGAQLEEEWNQTLTKYKEKYPNEASQFERMLRGELPEGWDKDLPTYSADDQGVATRKHSQICLGALGPNIPELIGGSADLTHSNYTDIKGETGSFQYDSPEKRYLHFGVREHAMAAILNGIAYHDSGLIPYGGTFLVFADYMRGSMRLSALSELGVIYVLTHDSIGVGEDGPTHQPIETIPSLRAMPNMMVFRPGDGNETSGAYKVAIKNRKRPSSLCLSRQGMANQQNSSVDKVALGGYILEECNGTPELILIGTGTELDLCVQAAKKLTTEGKKVRVVSMPCVELFEEQSESYKEEVLPTNIRKRIVVEAAESFGWHKYIGLDGDTVTMNSFGASAPGGLCMEKFGFTVDNVLEKCRNLLNK; encoded by the coding sequence ATGGTTGCCTTGACTACTTCCTTAGACACACTTTGCATAAATAGCATCAGGATGCTCGCTGTTGATGCAATTAATAAATCCAAAAGTGGTCACCCTGGACTCCCTATGGGTTGTGCACCAATGGGTTATGCATTGTGGGACAAGCACTTGCGTCATAATCCAAAAAACCCAAAATGGTTTAATCGCGACAGATTTGTTCTTTCAGCAGGACATGGATGCATGCTTTTGTATGCTCTTCTCCATTTAACTGGTTATGAGTCTGTCTCCATTGAAGATATAAAAGAATTTAGACAATGGGGGGCTAAAACTCCAGGTCATCCAGAAACCTTCGAAACTCCTGGTGTTGAAGTAACTGCGGGACCTTTGGGAGCAGGAATTTCAAATGCAGTTGGACTAGCTATTGCGGAAGCACATTTGTCTGCAAAATTCAATAAGCCTGATTCAACAGTTGTAGACCATTACACCTATGTGATCATGGGAGATGGATGCAATCAAGAGGGAATATCTTCCGAAGCCTGTTCTCTTGCTGGTCATTTAAAACTTGGAAAATTAATAGCTTTATATGATGACAATCACATCACTATTGATGGAAGAACTGACGTCTCATTTACTGAGGATGTATTAAAAAGATATGAAGCATATGGATGGCATGTACAAGAAATTCCTGAGGGAAATACAGACGTAGAAGGGATATCTAAAGCTATTGAAAATGCCAAGGCTGTCACAGATAAGCCATCCATAATCAAAGTAACTACAACGATTGGGTACGGTTCACCCAATAAAAGTGATACCGCAGGTATTCATGGCGCCCCTTTAGGTGAAGAAGAAGCGGAACTAACAAGAAAACAACTGGGCTGGCCTTACAAACCTTTCGAGGTTCCCCAAGATGCATACGATCAATATCGACAAGCCATTCAAAAAGGAGCACAACTTGAAGAGGAGTGGAATCAAACCCTTACTAAATATAAAGAAAAATATCCTAATGAAGCATCTCAATTTGAGCGTATGTTGAGAGGCGAACTACCTGAGGGTTGGGATAAAGATTTACCAACTTATTCAGCAGATGATCAAGGAGTTGCCACTAGAAAACATTCTCAAATATGTCTAGGTGCCCTTGGTCCTAACATTCCTGAACTAATAGGAGGTTCTGCTGATTTAACACACTCAAATTACACAGATATAAAAGGTGAAACTGGATCTTTCCAATATGACAGTCCTGAAAAACGTTATTTACATTTTGGTGTAAGAGAACATGCCATGGCAGCCATATTGAATGGTATTGCTTATCACGATAGTGGTTTAATTCCCTACGGTGGAACATTCTTAGTATTCGCAGACTATATGAGAGGATCAATGCGTCTTTCAGCTCTTAGTGAGCTTGGGGTTATTTATGTTTTAACCCATGATTCTATAGGTGTTGGTGAAGATGGCCCAACACATCAACCCATAGAAACCATTCCATCATTAAGAGCAATGCCAAATATGATGGTTTTCCGTCCAGGAGATGGCAATGAAACCAGCGGCGCTTATAAAGTTGCAATTAAAAATCGTAAGAGACCAAGTTCTTTGTGCCTAAGTAGGCAAGGTATGGCCAATCAACAAAATTCATCAGTAGATAAAGTTGCTTTAGGTGGATACATACTTGAAGAGTGCAATGGTACGCCTGAACTAATACTTATTGGGACAGGAACTGAGCTCGATTTATGCGTACAAGCAGCGAAAAAGCTAACCACAGAAGGGAAAAAAGTGCGTGTAGTTTCTATGCCATGCGTTGAACTTTTTGAAGAACAAAGCGAAAGTTATAAAGAAGAAGTTTTACCTACTAACATCAGAAAACGCATAGTAGTTGAAGCTGCAGAGAGCTTCGGATGGCACAAATATATTGGCCTGGATGGTGACACCGTAACAAT